TACCGCGCGACCGCCGTCTTCAGTCCGCTGAACGAGAAGTCGTATCGTGCGTCGCGTGGACCGGTCATCCCGCGCGGGAAGGCGATCGCCGTCGGATCCCCCTCGGCTGCGGCACGATCGAGCGCCGGCCCGCCCGGGAACCCGAGATCCAGAAGTCGGGCCACCTTGTCGAACGCCTCCCCCGCCGCATCGTCGACCGTGGTGCCGAGTTCGACGATCGGTCGCGCGAGATCGGTGACGTGCAGCAGGTGGGTGTGCCCGCCGGACACCAGCAGCGCCACGCACTCGGGCATCGGCCCGTGCTCGAGGGTGTCCACCGCGACGTGCCCGCCGAGATGGTTCATCGCGTACAACGGCACGTCCCAGGCCAGGGCGTAGGCCTTCGCCGCGGAGACGCCCACCAGCAACGCGCCGGCCAGCCCCGGCCCGATCGTCACCGCGATCGCATCCGGACGATCGATGCCGGCCGCCTCGCGGGCGCGCTGCATCGTCGGCACGATCGCCTCCAGGTGGGCCCGCGACGCGATCTCGGGCACCACCCCACCGAAGCGGGCGTGTTCGTCCACGCTCGACGCCACCTCGTCGGCGAGCAGTTCCGCGGTGCCGCGGCCTCCGTCACCGGCTCCGTCACGATCCCACCGGACGATCCCGACACCCGTCTCGTCGCAGGAACTCTCGATCCCCATCACGATCATCGGGCGCCCCCGGACTCCCGGGCCGACGCCGGTCGGACCATGGTGTACGCGTCGGCGCCCGAAGGCTGGTAGTAGTTCCGACGAATCCCGGATCGCGCGAAGCCGTGACGCTCGTACAGTGCGATCGCGGTGTCGTTGTCGGTGCGTACCTCGAGGAACACCGGTGCGCCACAGTCGTCGGCCACCGCGAGCAGGGCCGACAGCAGCGCACGGCCGTATCCGCAGCCGCGATGCGAGGGCGCGACGGCGATCGTGTG
This sequence is a window from Gordonia insulae. Protein-coding genes within it:
- the tsaD gene encoding tRNA (adenosine(37)-N6)-threonylcarbamoyltransferase complex transferase subunit TsaD, giving the protein MIVMGIESSCDETGVGIVRWDRDGAGDGGRGTAELLADEVASSVDEHARFGGVVPEIASRAHLEAIVPTMQRAREAAGIDRPDAIAVTIGPGLAGALLVGVSAAKAYALAWDVPLYAMNHLGGHVAVDTLEHGPMPECVALLVSGGHTHLLHVTDLARPIVELGTTVDDAAGEAFDKVARLLDLGFPGGPALDRAAAEGDPTAIAFPRGMTGPRDARYDFSFSGLKTAVARYVEKCDREGVGVPIPDVAASFQEAVADVLTMKAIRACTDLDVDTLVLGGGATANSRIRSMAQERCAAAGVTLRVPKPRLCTDNGVMIATLGAHVIGGGAEPSPLTVATDPGMSVQVSQL
- the rimI gene encoding ribosomal protein S18-alanine N-acetyltransferase, coding for MTTSELLIDELDYSDIPRCAALEKEMFADDSPWPATAFRAELNAPYNRYFAARERPGTELVGYAGISTLGSAGNHECEIHTIAVAPSHRGCGYGRALLSALLAVADDCGAPVFLEVRTDNDTAIALYERHGFARSGIRRNYYQPSGADAYTMVRPASARESGGAR